A genome region from Eremothecium gossypii ATCC 10895 chromosome VII, complete sequence includes the following:
- a CDS encoding AGR090Cp (NOHBY737; No homolog in Saccharomyces cerevisiae) → MYSSPRDCWLPARPKSLHWTGYRDYGSYMPAHRPHSVRQGETGWHIFRKSGACSWGPRMLSNTQEKRRSGFGSHAGTQNVAKAHGIPPSALRRLFMHRRGAYHATENLQHPPKLAIEIGIELRKWHCVHGRESGSWGHAPFLGVQVQCLEELQLVLL, encoded by the coding sequence ATGTACAGCTCTCCACGCGACTGCTGGTTGCCAGCGCGTCCGAAGAGCCTGCACTGGACGGGGTATCGGGATTATGGAAGCTACATGCCAGCACACCGACCACACTCCGTGCGACAGGGGGAAACAGGCTGGCACATATTCCGGAAGAGTGGCGCATGTAGCTGGGGTCCTAGAATGTTGAGCAATACGCAAGAGAAGCGCAGGTCTGGGTTTGGCAGCCATGCTGGCACACAGAATGTTGCCAAGGCGCACGGAATACCGCCAAGCGCTTTACGTCGTCTGTTTATGCATCGGCGAGGAGCCTACCATGCTACGGAGAACTTGCAGCATCCCCCGAAACTAGCAATTGAAATAGGCATTGAACTTCGGAAGTGGCACTGTGTACACGGTCGTGAAAGCGGCTCATGGGGACACGCGCCATTCTTGGGTGTGCAGGTACAATGCCTTGAAGAGTTGCAGCTTGTGCTCCTTTGA
- the ARP6 gene encoding Arp6p (Syntenic homolog of Saccharomyces cerevisiae YLR085C (ARP6)), giving the protein MRVPLLMENGSYEIKFGPANLETPYRARNCLTRDRYGRYHLSNQMDQIRDISHCHIRRPSELGQLISWELEEQIWDYCLFNPDEFGWELKDSKDVDLIASETCMTIPEISKNMDQVVFEEYEFGSMMKCPVAQFVPFDRARDYDIVGGAGEVVEAKSGYNNFQLVVDSGFNCTWVMPVIKGVPYYKATKKLDIGGRFLNGLLKETISFRHYNVMDETILINNIKEQCCFMPPVSYFDSFQRKEETRVEYILPDFQTSLIGYVRQPKQAIPKTSQILRLEDELFTVPETFFHPEISNILKPGLVETILECVSMVPEVLRPLLVSNIVAVGGNFNIANFATRLATELQRQCPTDWKVRVHQPKLDAALQGWKSMRQFSQTDSYKNSRVTRSEYLEHGADWCTKHRFGYEQWI; this is encoded by the coding sequence ATGCGAGTGCCCTTGTTGATGGAAAATGGCTCGTACGAGATCAAGTTCGGGCCTGCCAATTTAGAGACGCCATACAGAGCGCGCAACTGCCTCACCCGGGATCGTTATGGGCGATACCACCTGTCCAACCAGATGGACCAGATACGGGACATATCGCACTGCCATATCCGCAGGCCCTCCGAGCTGGGGCAGCTGATTTCTTGGGAGCTGGAGGAACAGATATGGGACTACTGTCTCTTCAACCCCGACGAGTTTGGATGGGAGCTCAAGGACAGCAAGGATGTGGACCTAATCGCCAGCGAGACATGCATGACCATTCCCGAGATCTCCAAGAACATGGACCAGGTCGTGTTTGAGGAGTACGAGTTTGGGTCGATGATGAAGTGCCCGGTAGCGCAGTTTGTGCCATTCGACCGCGCACGGGACTACGACATAGTCGGTGGGGCGGGGGAGGTAGTCGAGGCCAAGAGCGGGTACAACAACTTTCAACTGGTAGTCGACTCGGGCTTCAACTGCACATGGGTCATGCCTGTTATAAAGGGCGTGCCGTACTACAAGGCAACCAAAAAGCTGGACATCGGGGGCCGCTTTCTCAATGGCCTGCTCAAGGAGACGATCTCCTTCCGCCACTACAACGTGATGGATGAGACGATACTGATCAACAACATCAAAGAGCAGTGCTGCTTCATGCCGCCCGTCTCATACTTCGACAGCTTCCAGCGCAAGGAAGAAACTCGCGTCGAGTACATTCTGCCCGACTTCCAGACCAGCCTCATAGGCTATGTGCGCCAGCCGAAACAAGCCATACCCAAGACCTCCCAGATCCTGCGACTGGAGGACGAGCTCTTTACTGTGCCGGAGACCTTTTTCCACCCGGAAATATCCAACATTCTCAAGCCAGGTCTTGTTGAAACCATCCTCGAGTGCGTCTCTATGGTACCAGAGGTCCTCCGGCCGCTGCTCGTCAGCAACATCGTCGCCGTGGGTGGCAACTTCAATATTGCAAACTTCGCGACCCGCCTCGCCACTGAACTACAGCGCCAGTGTCCCACCGACTGGAAGGTCCGAGTCCACCAGCCAAAGCTTGATGCGGCGCTACAAGGATGGAAAAGCATGCGACAGTTCAGCCAGACAGACTCTTACAAGAACAGTCGAGTCACACGCTCCGAGTATCTGGAACACGGCGCAGACTGGTGCACGAAGCATAGGTTCGGTTACGAGCAATGGATATAG